A section of the Corynebacterium tuberculostearicum genome encodes:
- a CDS encoding class I SAM-dependent methyltransferase, translated as MSTRHPDPSHFPSYRKASTRQGPGFRNAAQRTASAQAFRRGASTYHDVRPGYPDEVSALIADAHTVADIGAGTGKLTESLPNARVIALEPSADMAGILAAHLRLPVLRATAENTALADASLDAACLAQTWHWVDVPAACAELDRVLAPGGKILLVWNTLDVNADPWILRLSRIMHSGDVHKPGFYPDYTAPWSLDRELRLTWENELTPEQLHQLMHTRSYWLRNGKAIHERMTHNLDWYLYEHMGFKSGQKLRIPYRTDAFVLVRDSA; from the coding sequence ATGTCGACTCGCCACCCCGATCCCAGCCACTTCCCTAGCTACCGCAAGGCCTCCACTAGACAAGGCCCCGGCTTCCGCAATGCCGCGCAACGCACCGCTTCCGCCCAGGCCTTCCGCCGCGGCGCGAGCACCTATCACGATGTGCGCCCCGGCTATCCGGACGAGGTTTCTGCCCTTATTGCTGACGCCCATACCGTTGCCGATATTGGCGCCGGTACTGGAAAACTCACCGAGTCCCTACCCAATGCTCGGGTTATTGCGCTCGAACCCTCCGCCGATATGGCTGGAATTCTCGCAGCGCACCTCCGCCTGCCAGTCCTTCGTGCTACGGCCGAAAACACCGCGCTTGCCGACGCCTCCTTAGACGCCGCCTGCCTCGCCCAAACCTGGCACTGGGTCGACGTGCCAGCCGCCTGTGCAGAGCTTGACCGCGTCCTCGCGCCGGGCGGGAAGATCCTCTTGGTGTGGAATACGCTCGACGTCAACGCGGACCCCTGGATCCTGCGGCTTTCTCGCATCATGCACTCTGGCGATGTACATAAGCCAGGCTTTTACCCGGACTATACGGCGCCGTGGTCTTTGGACCGCGAGCTGCGCTTGACCTGGGAAAACGAATTAACTCCCGAACAGCTTCACCAGCTGATGCACACCCGATCCTATTGGCTGCGCAATGGCAAAGCCATCCATGAGCGCATGACCCACAACCTGGATTGGTACCTCTACGAGCACATGGGATTTAAGTCAGGGCAAAAACTACGCATCCCGTACCGCACGGATGCCTTCGTGCTGGTACGGGATTCGGCTTAG
- a CDS encoding GNAT family N-acetyltransferase, whose product METITRTDRLILIPLSAANTEETHKVYSDGRIWSHRPNGRFADIRTTRALAQASSQSWDAHHFGPWAAYMRHNPSEFVGVGGAIFVEEANFWDIKYRLRPAHWGAGFATEITAAAIKCIRQVDPDSPITARVTTNHPAAIRVIEKQGLNQVWEGRRIGTEDNPEEPDVRVYSDRELSPETLEFIQQRP is encoded by the coding sequence ATGGAAACCATCACTCGCACCGACAGACTCATCCTCATCCCGCTGTCCGCCGCTAATACCGAAGAGACCCACAAGGTCTACAGCGACGGACGCATTTGGAGCCACCGTCCTAATGGGCGCTTTGCTGACATCCGCACCACCCGTGCACTCGCACAAGCATCCTCCCAGTCGTGGGACGCCCACCACTTCGGGCCGTGGGCCGCGTATATGCGCCACAACCCTTCCGAATTCGTCGGCGTCGGCGGTGCCATCTTCGTCGAAGAAGCAAACTTCTGGGACATCAAGTACCGCCTGCGCCCCGCCCACTGGGGTGCAGGTTTTGCCACAGAGATCACCGCAGCAGCAATCAAGTGCATCCGCCAAGTGGACCCTGACTCACCGATCACGGCCCGCGTCACGACAAATCACCCGGCAGCCATCCGGGTCATCGAAAAGCAAGGGCTCAATCAGGTATGGGAAGGGCGCCGCATAGGCACCGAGGACAACCCCGAGGAACCAGACGTACGCGTCTACTCCGACCGCGAGCTCTCACCCGAGACGCTGGAATTCATCCAGCAGCGCCCTTAG
- a CDS encoding segregation and condensation protein A gives MTQPEITGFRIALRNFEGPFDLLLQLIQSKKMDVTDVALSEVTDEFVAYTRQLGESADLDETTDFLLVAATLLDLKAARLLPRGDVDDIEDLELLESRDLLFARLLQYKAYKQAADQFAVWQREAQRSYPRAVSIEEKFAELLPPVSLGHTPASFAELAAGVFRPKPPEEVATGHVHAVAVSVPEQAGKILETLKLLGAGQWTSFSALTRDCTVSMQVVGRFLALLELYKAKAVDAQQEEALGQLDLSWTGLDVDPAVVAAANWD, from the coding sequence GTGACCCAGCCGGAGATTACGGGCTTTCGCATTGCACTGCGGAATTTTGAAGGCCCTTTTGACCTGCTTTTGCAGCTTATTCAGTCCAAGAAGATGGACGTGACTGACGTTGCGCTGTCAGAAGTGACGGACGAATTCGTGGCGTATACACGCCAGCTGGGAGAGTCCGCTGATCTGGATGAGACCACTGATTTTCTATTGGTGGCAGCTACGCTCTTGGATTTGAAGGCAGCGCGGCTTTTGCCGCGCGGTGATGTCGACGATATTGAAGACTTGGAACTGCTGGAGTCGCGCGACCTCCTGTTTGCCCGCCTGTTGCAGTACAAGGCTTATAAGCAAGCAGCGGACCAATTCGCCGTGTGGCAGCGCGAGGCGCAGCGCAGCTATCCGCGAGCGGTTTCCATCGAGGAGAAGTTCGCCGAGCTTTTGCCTCCCGTCTCGCTCGGCCATACGCCGGCCAGCTTTGCCGAGCTTGCCGCGGGCGTGTTCCGCCCCAAGCCACCGGAGGAGGTCGCAACCGGTCACGTGCACGCCGTAGCAGTATCGGTGCCAGAGCAGGCCGGCAAGATTTTGGAAACACTCAAGCTTCTCGGCGCAGGTCAGTGGACTAGTTTCAGTGCGCTAACCCGCGACTGTACGGTTTCTATGCAGGTGGTAGGCCGTTTTTTGGCCCTATTGGAGTTGTACAAGGCCAAGGCGGTGGACGCGCAACAAGAAGAAGCGCTGGGTCAGCTGGACCTATCGTGGACAGGCCTGGATGTTGACCCAGCGGTAGTTGCCGCAGCGAACTGGGACTAA
- a CDS encoding pseudouridine synthase, translated as MTPPARRDGTPDKKQRDSDIIVSNAKPARHQHVSKKKQKATAESVARELGADWLVDEDKPKGERLQKVLAKAGVASRRHAEILIDAGRVEVNGKIIAKQGVKVNPSVDVIRVDGVRVNVNEEHEYFVLNKPRGMQSTMSDDLGRPCVGDVVSEKVAAGQRLFHVGRLDADTEGLLILTNDGELANRLMHPKYEVTKTYLATVLGEADRKLVRQLKEGIELEDGLAKADFAQVVDTNQGYSLVRLELHEGRKHIVRRMLKEAGFPVQRLVRTKLHTVQLGDMKPGGLRALNSSELTSLYKAVEM; from the coding sequence GTGACTCCTCCCGCTCGCCGTGACGGCACACCGGATAAGAAGCAGCGAGACAGTGACATCATTGTCTCCAATGCCAAGCCGGCCCGTCACCAGCATGTGTCAAAGAAAAAGCAGAAGGCTACCGCAGAATCCGTAGCCCGCGAATTGGGCGCCGATTGGCTGGTCGATGAAGACAAGCCCAAGGGAGAACGCCTCCAAAAGGTGCTCGCCAAGGCGGGCGTCGCTTCCCGTCGCCACGCAGAAATCCTCATCGATGCCGGCCGAGTTGAGGTCAACGGCAAGATCATCGCCAAGCAAGGCGTCAAGGTAAACCCCTCCGTCGATGTCATCCGAGTAGACGGTGTGCGCGTCAACGTTAATGAGGAGCACGAATATTTCGTGCTCAATAAGCCGCGTGGCATGCAGTCCACCATGTCCGATGACCTGGGGCGCCCGTGCGTGGGTGACGTGGTGTCAGAAAAGGTCGCAGCTGGCCAGCGACTCTTCCACGTCGGCCGTCTCGACGCCGATACGGAAGGCCTGCTCATCCTCACCAATGATGGCGAGTTGGCCAACCGCTTGATGCACCCTAAGTACGAGGTGACCAAGACCTACCTCGCCACCGTATTGGGCGAGGCCGATAGGAAGCTCGTGCGACAGCTCAAGGAAGGCATCGAGCTGGAAGACGGACTGGCAAAGGCCGACTTTGCACAGGTAGTTGATACCAACCAGGGTTATTCCCTGGTGCGTCTCGAGCTGCATGAAGGCCGCAAGCATATCGTGCGCCGCATGTTGAAGGAGGCCGGCTTTCCAGTGCAGCGCCTGGTGCGCACCAAGCTGCATACAGTCCAGCTGGGCGATATGAAGCCTGGCGGCCTGCGTGCCCTCAATTCCAGCGAGCTGACTAGCCTGTACAAGGCGGTGGAGATGTAA
- the der gene encoding ribosome biogenesis GTPase Der produces MTNHDPQEESETQFHYPAGKFDDEVVEASPGWAADDFNTEEFDYDFDDSEFGEADYGDDSNAEEPLSEEEWEELSRAFGVESDDHTEEALCTVAVVGRPNVGKSSLVNRFLGRREAVVEDHPGVTRDRISYVADWNGQRFLVQDTGGWDPNVKGIHAAIARQAEVAMETADVIVMVVDTKVGITETDEVMARRLQKSPVPVILVSNKFDSDNQYADMAEFYALGLGDPWPVSAQHGRGGADVLDEILRVFPEEPRQTAITSGPRRVALVGKPNVGKSSLLNKLTSEERSVVDNVAGTTVDPVDSLVQLDEQLWKFIDTAGLRKKVKNAQGHEYYASLRTRGVIDAAEVCIMLIDASEEISEQDQRVLNMVLEAGKALVIAFNKWDLMDEDRRYYLDREIDQQLSHLPWVTRVNISAETGRALQKLEPAMIEALESWDQRVSTGQLNNWLREAIAANPPPMKNNRLPRVLFATQASTQPPTIVLFTTGFLDAAYRRYLERKFRERFGFHGTPIRIAVRVREKRGKKR; encoded by the coding sequence ATGACTAATCACGATCCCCAGGAAGAGTCGGAGACTCAGTTTCATTACCCAGCCGGTAAGTTCGATGATGAGGTGGTAGAAGCCTCACCTGGCTGGGCTGCCGATGATTTCAATACCGAGGAATTCGACTATGACTTCGATGACTCGGAATTTGGTGAGGCTGATTATGGCGACGATTCGAATGCAGAAGAGCCTCTGAGTGAAGAGGAGTGGGAAGAACTCTCCCGTGCTTTCGGTGTGGAGTCCGATGATCACACCGAAGAAGCTTTGTGCACGGTGGCCGTAGTCGGTCGCCCAAATGTGGGCAAGTCCTCCTTGGTCAACCGTTTCCTTGGCCGCCGCGAAGCGGTGGTAGAGGACCACCCAGGTGTTACCCGTGACCGAATTTCCTACGTTGCGGACTGGAATGGCCAGCGCTTTTTGGTACAGGACACCGGCGGCTGGGATCCCAACGTGAAGGGTATCCATGCGGCGATTGCCCGCCAGGCAGAAGTAGCCATGGAAACCGCCGATGTCATCGTTATGGTGGTGGACACCAAGGTGGGCATCACGGAGACGGATGAGGTCATGGCTCGCCGTCTGCAGAAATCGCCTGTGCCGGTGATTTTGGTATCGAATAAGTTCGATTCCGATAATCAGTACGCGGATATGGCGGAATTTTATGCCTTGGGCTTGGGCGATCCGTGGCCCGTATCCGCCCAGCATGGCCGCGGCGGTGCGGACGTGCTCGATGAGATTTTGCGGGTCTTCCCTGAAGAACCTCGGCAGACCGCGATTACCTCCGGACCTCGCCGCGTCGCATTGGTGGGCAAGCCCAACGTGGGCAAGTCCTCGCTGCTGAATAAGCTCACTAGCGAGGAGCGCTCCGTGGTCGACAACGTTGCGGGAACCACTGTGGATCCGGTTGACTCTCTAGTGCAGCTGGATGAGCAGCTGTGGAAGTTCATTGATACCGCGGGCCTGCGCAAGAAGGTAAAGAATGCGCAGGGGCATGAGTACTATGCGTCCTTGCGTACCCGCGGCGTTATCGATGCGGCCGAGGTCTGCATCATGCTTATCGACGCCTCTGAGGAGATCTCCGAGCAAGACCAGCGCGTGCTCAATATGGTGCTAGAGGCCGGCAAGGCCCTAGTCATTGCGTTCAATAAGTGGGACCTCATGGACGAGGATCGCCGCTACTACCTGGACCGCGAGATTGATCAGCAGCTGAGCCACTTGCCGTGGGTCACGCGCGTGAATATCTCTGCGGAAACGGGCCGCGCGCTGCAGAAGCTGGAGCCGGCCATGATTGAGGCACTGGAAAGTTGGGATCAGCGTGTGTCCACGGGCCAGCTGAATAACTGGTTGCGTGAGGCTATCGCGGCTAATCCGCCGCCGATGAAAAATAACCGCCTGCCGCGCGTATTGTTCGCCACGCAGGCGTCGACTCAGCCGCCGACCATCGTCTTATTTACGACGGGCTTCTTGGACGCGGCGTATCGCCGCTACCTTGAGCGCAAGTTCCGCGAGCGGTTTGGTTTCCACGGAACGCCTATCCGCATCGCAGTGCGCGTGAGGGAAAAGCGCGGCAAGAAGCGCTAG
- a CDS encoding anaerobic C4-dicarboxylate transporter → MLASVIAPDSILAIVLQVIIILRALLLGTRYGGIGLGLISGIGLMLMVFVFGLAPGEPPVSVMLTIIAVIGCAATLQQARGLEVMMQFAEKFLRAHPERITILAPLTTWFLTVLCGTGHVVYTMFPIIEDIALKKGIRPERPMAVASTSAQMGITASPVSVATVSLASIIAENAGAIDHAYSIPQILMVAMPASLAGVILASLWSLRRGKDLDEDPAFQERMKDPEFAESIHQSTGSLMDEEFSPEAKRAVVIFLVAIASVVALGAFEFLRPLVPGDDGELSPLSMNLVIQMVMLVAGAIILLSCKADPKKIASTPVFKAGMTAVFSVFGVAWMADTFFEAHIDALESNLGSVVEAAPWAYAVVLVIVSKLVNSQAAALVAIAPIGLQLGIDPAIIVGFYGAAYGYFILPTYPSDLACIGFDRTGTTHIGKFVINHSFLVPGAISVFTSCVVGSLLAQVLL, encoded by the coding sequence ATGCTAGCCAGCGTAATTGCGCCAGATTCAATTCTGGCCATCGTGCTTCAGGTCATCATCATCCTCAGGGCCCTGCTTCTGGGCACTCGTTATGGTGGCATCGGATTAGGACTTATTTCCGGCATCGGTTTGATGCTCATGGTCTTTGTCTTCGGCCTCGCCCCGGGTGAGCCGCCGGTATCCGTGATGCTGACCATCATTGCGGTCATCGGCTGCGCCGCCACCTTGCAACAGGCGCGCGGCCTGGAAGTGATGATGCAATTTGCTGAGAAGTTTCTCCGCGCCCACCCAGAGCGCATTACCATCCTCGCGCCGCTAACCACTTGGTTCCTGACGGTCCTGTGTGGTACGGGCCACGTGGTCTACACGATGTTTCCGATCATCGAGGACATTGCCCTGAAGAAGGGCATCCGCCCAGAGCGCCCCATGGCCGTGGCATCAACGTCGGCTCAGATGGGTATTACGGCCTCGCCAGTATCTGTGGCCACCGTATCCCTAGCGTCCATCATCGCGGAAAACGCCGGTGCTATCGATCACGCCTATTCCATTCCGCAGATCCTCATGGTGGCTATGCCCGCCTCGCTTGCCGGTGTCATTCTTGCCTCGCTGTGGTCGCTGCGCCGCGGTAAGGACCTGGACGAGGACCCGGCATTCCAGGAGCGCATGAAGGATCCGGAGTTTGCAGAAAGCATTCACCAGTCCACCGGATCGCTGATGGATGAAGAATTTTCGCCGGAAGCAAAACGAGCAGTGGTTATCTTCCTCGTGGCTATCGCCAGCGTGGTCGCGCTCGGTGCGTTCGAATTCCTGCGCCCACTCGTCCCAGGCGATGATGGCGAGTTGAGCCCGCTGTCGATGAACCTGGTTATCCAGATGGTCATGCTTGTTGCCGGCGCAATCATCTTGCTTAGCTGCAAGGCTGACCCGAAGAAGATCGCGTCCACGCCAGTCTTTAAGGCCGGTATGACCGCAGTATTCTCGGTCTTTGGCGTGGCATGGATGGCAGATACCTTCTTCGAAGCCCATATCGATGCCCTAGAATCCAACCTCGGGTCCGTGGTCGAGGCCGCCCCGTGGGCCTACGCGGTGGTACTGGTCATCGTGTCCAAGCTGGTTAACTCCCAGGCCGCCGCCCTGGTTGCCATCGCTCCGATTGGCCTGCAGCTCGGCATCGATCCCGCCATTATCGTTGGTTTTTACGGCGCAGCGTATGGTTACTTCATCTTGCCAACCTACCCTTCGGACCTAGCCTGCATCGGCTTCGACCGGACGGGCACTACCCACATTGGCAAGTTCGTCATCAACCACTCCTTCCTCGTTCCCGGCGCCATCTCGGTGTTCACCTCCTGCGTGGTGGGCTCGCTACTGGCACAGGTTCTGCTCTAA
- the cmk gene encoding (d)CMP kinase produces MISNMPNEGLILAVDGPSGTGKSTTCRALAKQLDAKYVDTGAMYRVATLAVLREGVDPADTAAVIAATANLPLGVSDDPDSTEVLLGGEDVSRVIREDEVTRNVSAVSAIPEVRENLVALQRKLAREAHRAIVEGRDIGTVVLADAPAKAFMTASAEVRAQRRQAQNEKAGIASDYETVLADVQRRDAADSSRKASPLRPAEDATLVDTSNMSPEDVLEALINVVKESVND; encoded by the coding sequence ATGATTTCTAATATGCCGAATGAGGGTCTCATCCTAGCAGTGGATGGCCCATCTGGAACTGGAAAGTCGACCACGTGCCGTGCGCTGGCCAAGCAGCTAGATGCAAAGTACGTCGACACTGGTGCTATGTACCGAGTGGCAACGCTTGCGGTGCTGCGTGAAGGCGTCGACCCTGCTGACACCGCCGCGGTTATTGCGGCTACGGCCAATCTGCCCTTGGGAGTATCCGATGACCCGGACTCCACCGAAGTTCTCCTCGGCGGCGAGGACGTCTCGCGCGTTATTCGCGAAGACGAAGTAACCCGCAACGTGTCTGCCGTATCTGCCATTCCGGAGGTGCGCGAAAATCTGGTTGCGCTGCAGCGCAAGCTCGCCCGCGAGGCTCACCGCGCGATTGTAGAAGGGCGCGATATTGGCACGGTTGTGCTTGCCGACGCCCCCGCTAAGGCATTCATGACTGCCTCTGCCGAGGTCCGCGCTCAGCGCCGCCAAGCCCAGAATGAAAAGGCGGGCATCGCTTCGGATTACGAGACGGTACTCGCAGATGTCCAGCGCCGGGACGCTGCGGATTCTTCCCGCAAGGCCTCACCACTGCGCCCAGCGGAAGACGCAACCCTAGTCGATACCTCCAATATGAGCCCAGAAGATGTGCTGGAAGCTCTGATCAACGTGGTAAAGGAGTCTGTCAATGACTAA
- a CDS encoding ParA family protein: MSEEGLFSASDVEVGLTGRPIRELPEPAPLEKHGPATIISMCNQKGGVGKTTSTINMGACLAEYGRKVLLVDLDPQGALSAGLGLTHDDIEDTIYDVMLDSHTSIHSAIQHTGVSGLDLVPANIDLSAAEIQMVNEVGREHTLARALRPVRRDYDFIIIDCQPSLGLLTVNALACSQGVIIPMECEFFSLRGLALLTDTVEKVSDRINFDLEVMGILVTMFDRRTKHAREVMSRVVDYFGDKVFDTVITRTVRFPETSVAGEPITTWAPSSPATQQYRNLAKEVIERSTV; the protein is encoded by the coding sequence GTGAGCGAAGAGGGTCTATTTTCTGCCTCTGACGTAGAGGTGGGGCTGACCGGTCGTCCTATCCGTGAGCTACCGGAACCCGCACCCTTGGAAAAGCATGGGCCGGCCACCATCATCTCGATGTGTAACCAAAAGGGTGGCGTAGGCAAAACCACCTCAACCATCAATATGGGTGCCTGCTTGGCGGAATACGGCCGTAAAGTCCTCTTGGTTGACCTTGACCCCCAAGGCGCACTTTCGGCGGGTCTCGGGCTCACGCATGACGATATCGAGGACACCATCTATGACGTGATGCTCGATAGCCACACCTCTATTCATTCCGCTATCCAGCACACCGGGGTATCGGGCTTGGACCTGGTGCCGGCGAATATCGACCTTTCCGCCGCGGAAATTCAGATGGTCAATGAGGTCGGTCGCGAGCACACCCTTGCCCGCGCCCTGCGTCCGGTGCGCCGCGATTACGATTTCATCATTATTGACTGCCAGCCCTCCTTGGGCTTGCTTACCGTCAACGCCCTTGCTTGCTCACAAGGCGTGATCATCCCTATGGAGTGCGAGTTCTTCTCCCTGCGCGGTTTGGCGCTGTTGACCGATACCGTGGAAAAGGTTTCTGATCGCATTAACTTTGACCTTGAGGTCATGGGAATCCTAGTGACCATGTTCGATCGCCGGACCAAGCACGCCCGGGAAGTGATGTCCCGAGTGGTGGACTACTTTGGCGATAAGGTCTTTGACACCGTCATTACCCGGACCGTTCGGTTCCCAGAGACTTCGGTAGCCGGCGAGCCGATTACTACCTGGGCGCCAAGCTCTCCGGCCACGCAGCAGTACCGGAACCTGGCCAAAGAGGTCATCGAGCGCTCGACCGTTTAA
- a CDS encoding ABC transporter transmembrane domain-containing protein — MRTLPAPSDPRWLLKTVFSRPALTVPAAVCMAVSFLLNGSTPVIVGHAIDEAVSKGSVDRLGMWLVVLGAAFGLNAIAAWFGRGLNARAMLVIGHDVRMAITDRIQDPRGLAGRPRTAGELLAIASTDARRVQNAVMMTVFPVAEITAIVYVAIMASRINLPLGIAILCGGPLMVWGSVRAAKPLRTRSGIRQAALAKASSMATDVVQGLRILKGLGAVATVSRRYSAVSGAAYARTVEANGAQARLNATTEILGSVYVIAVGIGAGMMAMRSMMSVGELITVIGLTQFIITPMTMLGRNIASRWAAAQASAERIIAVLAAPGVEKSEPQVPALAPGVNVVPEPVPEDLVFLPRERFLVAPHETMLFEGTVGDNIHPDSASVQRALYVAAGEDIPGGLDREVGEGGRNLSGGQQQRVALARAIAADAEILILADPTTAVDSVTEQEIAQRVAHHRGPKPTLVFTTSPAWATVGAQL, encoded by the coding sequence ATGAGGACACTTCCTGCACCATCAGATCCCAGGTGGCTGCTAAAGACCGTCTTTTCCCGTCCGGCACTCACTGTGCCGGCCGCAGTCTGCATGGCTGTCTCTTTTCTGCTTAACGGATCGACTCCAGTGATCGTGGGACATGCCATTGATGAAGCTGTGTCAAAAGGATCCGTTGACCGACTAGGCATGTGGCTGGTGGTATTGGGGGCAGCTTTTGGTCTGAATGCCATAGCCGCATGGTTCGGGCGCGGCCTCAACGCGCGCGCCATGCTGGTAATTGGGCACGATGTACGCATGGCCATTACGGATAGGATTCAGGACCCGCGGGGCCTTGCGGGCAGGCCTCGCACCGCCGGCGAGCTGCTTGCCATCGCCTCCACAGACGCACGGCGCGTGCAGAATGCCGTCATGATGACGGTCTTTCCCGTCGCTGAGATCACCGCCATTGTGTATGTGGCGATTATGGCTAGCCGTATTAACCTGCCTTTAGGCATTGCCATTTTGTGCGGCGGTCCGCTCATGGTGTGGGGCTCAGTGCGCGCGGCAAAGCCTCTGCGTACGCGTTCCGGAATCCGCCAAGCGGCGTTGGCGAAGGCCAGCTCCATGGCCACCGATGTGGTCCAGGGCCTGCGGATCCTTAAGGGCCTGGGCGCTGTAGCCACTGTGAGTAGGCGTTATTCCGCGGTGTCTGGTGCCGCCTATGCGCGAACGGTAGAAGCCAATGGTGCCCAAGCGCGGCTTAATGCGACTACGGAGATTTTGGGCTCGGTATATGTCATTGCAGTGGGTATTGGTGCAGGAATGATGGCTATGCGCTCCATGATGAGCGTAGGTGAACTCATTACGGTCATCGGCCTTACGCAGTTCATTATCACCCCAATGACGATGCTGGGCCGAAATATCGCCTCGCGGTGGGCGGCCGCACAGGCAAGCGCTGAGCGTATTATTGCCGTCCTCGCCGCCCCCGGGGTGGAAAAGAGTGAACCGCAGGTTCCGGCCCTCGCTCCTGGGGTCAACGTGGTACCCGAGCCTGTTCCAGAGGATCTCGTCTTCTTGCCGCGCGAGCGATTCCTGGTTGCTCCACACGAAACCATGCTTTTCGAGGGGACCGTAGGGGACAATATTCATCCGGATAGCGCGAGTGTACAACGAGCCCTCTATGTGGCCGCAGGGGAAGATATCCCGGGCGGGTTGGACCGCGAGGTGGGAGAAGGCGGCCGAAACCTTTCAGGTGGACAGCAACAGCGCGTGGCGCTTGCACGAGCCATAGCTGCGGACGCAGAGATCTTAATTTTGGCCGATCCAACAACCGCCGTGGATTCGGTGACCGAGCAGGAAATTGCGCAGCGAGTGGCGCATCACCGCGGGCCTAAGCCCACGCTTGTCTTCACCACTTCGCCGGCGTGGGCAACAGTGGGGGCGCAGCTATGA
- the scpB gene encoding SMC-Scp complex subunit ScpB, with amino-acid sequence MDLPLISQLRSRLESILLVLDSPASVESLARALGAERDVVSDCLRSIQRELDSRGSGIDLRETQEGWRFYTRTENAGAVEEFLLDGAQTKLSRAALETLAVVAYRQPVTRQQVAAVRGVNVDGVMRTLNLRGLVRELPQDEFEGAAHRYETTELFLELLGIDSLERLPDLAPLLPDVEAIDEEY; translated from the coding sequence ATGGATCTTCCCCTCATCTCGCAGCTGCGTTCCCGTCTTGAGTCCATATTGCTCGTGCTCGACTCCCCAGCCTCTGTGGAGTCTTTGGCGCGTGCGCTGGGGGCAGAAAGGGACGTCGTTAGTGATTGCTTGCGTTCTATTCAGCGGGAGTTGGATAGTCGCGGTTCTGGTATCGACCTGCGCGAGACTCAAGAGGGGTGGCGCTTTTATACGCGCACCGAAAATGCCGGGGCAGTGGAAGAATTTCTCTTGGATGGCGCCCAAACGAAACTCTCCCGTGCTGCCCTAGAGACTTTGGCGGTAGTGGCTTACCGTCAGCCCGTTACTCGCCAGCAGGTGGCGGCGGTTCGCGGCGTCAATGTCGATGGCGTAATGCGGACCCTTAACCTGCGCGGGTTGGTCCGGGAGCTGCCGCAGGATGAGTTTGAGGGCGCCGCGCACCGGTATGAGACGACGGAATTATTCCTCGAGTTATTGGGGATCGATTCTTTGGAGCGCCTGCCAGACTTGGCGCCGCTGTTGCCTGACGTCGAGGCGATCGACGAAGAGTACTAG